CCGTAAAATGTTATTCGCTTACGCGCGAATATATTTGAGCAAACCTAAGATAAATTCGTCTATAATTTGAAACGGATACTAATTGCAAAAGCAACGATCAAACGTGTTGTATTAAAAGTCACAAATGATAGTTGTTTTGCATAATCTCACTACTATCTTTTCCCTTtcttatttataaaatgatgtttatttattaaaagtatatataaaatatggcaaaataaaaatgtgacaGCACTAAAGTGTGCTTCAAGTGCACCAATCATCTTTGGACCGTACATTTGTTCAATTTGATTGGGATTGGGGGAGTAGATTGATTCTTCAGGGTGAGAGGAGATTGGGACATATTGGCATCGTCCGAAAAGGAAAAATCGGGTAACCTTAAACATACAGTACAATATGTATTTGATTTTTACGAAAATTCGTTTCTATGTcgaaaaaaatgttatttataaaataacatCATTCAGAGAGAATCCCTCGAAATActcgaaataaatgaaaaaaagaaaaaatgaaatttctaatcATACTTAGAAACAATCGTATGTATTcgtgaaatttttcattttatttgttatcAATTTTACGATCGAAAAATTTCACTGTACAAATATATACTTAATTTTATTACGTTatgtttatatatgtatatttaggtATGTATGTGTGTAATATAAAATCATAAACGTACTATGCAGGCGTACCTCTATGTGTCATATCGGTTTTTGTGTCTTTCTTTTATGTAACATAAATGTAGGGCATAGAGGTGAATAACAACGTTATAAACTTTCTTTAAATACTTTCACTGGTTAATACCTAGTACGGTTTTGAACGATAAACTAGCAATCCTAATATTGCATATGGGATGAAGGAGAACGTTAAAATACTGCAATGTTAGCTTACTGAGTCATTCGATGCTGTAATAATAGCACTATGTAATTGTTTCTCGTGCTTAACACCTCGTGCAAGTTATATGGTAAAAGCACTGGCATTAGTCACTGACAGAGTAACAGTCCTTACAGTTAAAATTGTTTTACAACCGCACTGTTGCCTGTACTTGTGTCACGACCTGTCTTATAGTTTCAATACAGGATACAGCGATATTTTTATTGATAATGGTAATAATGATAGCTTCTGAATATTCCGCCCGGTGAAATCCGCTACAGATGTTTTAAATCGTGGCGGATTTCTACAGTGTCTCTGAAAAAGATTAATTAAGCTTCAGCGGCCTGCACCGAAGTCAGTCACTGATGAGCAACGAGCATACGATAACGTAAAATGCTAAAGAAATAGTTGAACTATGATTCATACAACAAGCGTTTAATATGAAAGGTAGCTGTGCAGAGAAAAAATATTCCTTTCGACTTTTTCTAGTTTTTAGAAATTgcaaattaacagataataTTCTATAGCTTTTCCTTCGCAGAAGATAATGAATATGCGCTAGCTAAATACTGAACATTTATGATTAACTATGTTTGTAGTTAACTGCAACAACGAAAAAAGTTTCAGTTTCTAAGTGATATTAAATTTTTGAAAGAAAAGTATTAAACAAAACTAAGAGAAATAAAGCAATGCTACATTTTAAGCACTTCTGCAAGAGAGATTAAAAAGCGACATGCATATTAATGTATTCACTGAATTGATGTTAATTTGCCTACTATCATATCTTTAAACTTACTATTTCTCGTATGCACTATTACCTTTTGAAACAAATTCTAATACCATTAATTCCTATTAGTCTACGCATCCCTACATTATTTCTAAAACGCTTCCTTTTTTAAACAAAAGTGTTTTTACAATAAAATGCGAAATGCTAGATGGAATTGTTGATTTCATATCATACTTACTTATCTGGTAAAACACGTGGTTTGGCATAATCTCCTGGCCAGTCGTAAAGATTTGGCAGTGGACTGTCATAGTTAGCATCGTACATCTTACTTACAATAAATTCGCGTTTGTCTTTTGGTTCTGGATACTCACTTGCCAACCCAGCTGATAAATGAGATAAAATTTGAGATATATTGTTCAAAACCACATTTAGAAGTTTAATATCATTATTATATATCACATTATCACAGTGCGCTCAGATAAAGATGCTAGAAGATTTAGGAGCCACTTATACGGCAATTAAGAAAACAAAAAATCGAGACTTTTATTAATCAATGGTAATTAAAACTCAACTAGCGAATAAATGTAACAATTAAAGTCTCGAACGTAATTCTTACATTCTTCATTTTTATCTTATTGTGGCTTTCAGAAGCACTTTCAATGTTCTACAATCTTTGCTCGGAGACCCTGTATATTGCTAttgatttgaaaaattaaacttAAATATACGTAGTCAAAGAACTTACTTTTAGCGTAAGCGTAGTCAGCAATTCGTACGGCGATATCAATTGAACATTCACGAATAGTGCTTAACGGTGGGTAGAGACTGCCCACTTCGAGATCTTCGTCTTTCACGTGATCAGCAACAGCTTGAGCCGAGATTAGGAATAAATCTTCTGTAATGTGATGACATCCAGTAGCGATGACGCCCAATGCGATTCCAGGAAAAATGTACGCGTTGTTTCCTTGTCCAGGTTTATATACTTTTCCGTTATAGTGCACTTCGCCAAACGGAGAACCCGACGAGAAAATGCATTTTCCCtgagatacaaaatatatcgtATTTTTCTGCACGCTTCGAATAAAGTTTcattaatacaaataattttcttacATTTGTATAATCGTAAGCTTGTTGAGCTGTGCACTCTGCTTTGATAGTTGGATTACTCAATGCAAAGATCAAAGGTCTTTCATTGATTTTGGCCATTTCTCTCAAGACTTCGGGAGTGAATGCTCCTGCTGCTGCTGAAGCACCTGTACCAACATTCTTATTTTAGATAGAGATGAAAGCATGCCGATAAATTAAGGATTACGCACCAATTAGAACAGTTGGTTTCACTTCTTTTACAACTTCCAATAGTGATTTCATCACTTTGTGATCTTTCGCATACCAGATCTTATGACCTTCCAGGTTACCTTCTGGTCGATTTTTAACGAGCAATCCATCAATATCCATCATCCAAATATTATTACGAGCTTCCTGTTCAGTACAACCATCTGCTTCCATTGCTTTAACACAAAGGTCAGCTATTCCAATAGCTGCCTATATTAATTAAAAGAGATTTAAGAGTCAAAATAGGACTTGACTGTACAAATAGTGATCTGTTTTTATGATATATAAACTATTGCATACCTCACCAGCGCCCAAAAATACGAATTTATTTTGGGACATAGATTTCTTGGTTATTCTTTTCGATGCTAAAATTCCAGCAACCGCAACTGCGGCAGTACCTTGTATATCATCGTTAAACGTACAATACTTGTCGCGATATTTATCTAAGAAACGAAAGGCATTGTGATTTCCGAAATCTTCGAACTGTAACAGTACagtaatatgaaatatttattacatgtAATTAAATTGAAGGAAAAGAAACGGCATCGTTTGTAAGCGTACTTGAATGAGAACATTTTGGCCATATTTTTTCACGCAAGCAGCCATAAATTCATCAATCAATTCATCATATTCAGCGCCTTGACTTCTGGGTTTGTTAAGACCAATATAATGAGGATCGTCTCTTAGCTGTTCGTTATTTGTGCCGACGTCGATAGTAATTGGTAGGCATTGGTGTGGTTTTATGCCAGCCAGGGCAGTGTAAAGAGCTAATTTTCCTACCGGAATTCCCATCCCACAAGCACCGAGATCACCGAGACCGAGAATTCTCTCTCCATCTGTTACGCAAATTGCACGAACCGCTTGCTCAGGCCTAAATATAATGTTACgtgataaattatatttgtgtaaattaatgtaaattattgtaaattaatctatattttacaagaagaggaaatataatttaaaatatgttattttataaaattgatttatggtttaaaaaattcagtgcAGATATGAAAGTTTTTAATCTAATTGTACATGCTTTATAAATCATAGAAACACATTACACGGTTTTGAGTGCTAATCTATTCAATAATTTATTCCGTTAGCTTTCAAAACAAGCTACATACTTATCCATATCTtcgaaatataaatttcaaagaTAGGAAACACAACATGaaacataaatatgtatatttaatataaaaacaaTGGTAATATAATTCAGGACTGAAAGCGCTAATTAGCACTTTTATGAAATACGAACCAGTTGTTTAAGATCTCGTAAATGTGACCTTTATCATATATTGTGATAAATAATCCACGAGGTCTGCGATAGATAACGCCGAACTTCTGACAGGCTAATCCGACGGTAGGAGTATATACGATTGGCATCATCTGCTCGATGTTTTCACTTAATAGACGAAAAAACAATCTCTCGTTTCTTTCCTACGAATTAATTGATTCGTGAATCATCACTTCGAATTTGGCAATTATCGATATCTTATTCATTTCAGCGACTTCGAAAATTTTTTGATATGTTGTCAGAGCTATAATACTAGACAACTTTTTCTTACACATGTAACCATTGCTCGGCCTTATAGCTTTAGCCAAAAGCTATCGATACCACTACAGTGAACTTTCATGTGAATCAGTATTGATAGCCAGCTGCCTCGTGGCCTAACCCAAATCTATATAAACTATaatcaaaaataagaaataggTTTTGTTTAGGCGTCATTTTATCTGGTCGCCTTGAGGATGCCGCCTATCAAGCTGATGCATAGTTAACCAACGCATAGTTAAAACATAGATACCGACAGTTTTTTGcgaatattttggaaattaaGGCCAATTGGGAGTTACATGTATAGGAAAAAAATGGGGAAAATGTTGATTTCTTCAATGTATCCAAAAATTATCAGAATCGACGAGGTGGCTGAGATATCGATAATTACCTTGAATTTTATATGTCCTTAGAactgaaaattatttcttattttaccTGTAATTCCACGAGATAAAGATACCGATTTAAATCCTCAGTATACTTCATGACTGAGGCCTTGCACAGAGCCAATTGTTCTTCCTGAGTTTTGAATCTTGGTGGTTGCAAGCCGTGTATACCTAAGGATATTCTTTCTTGCAAAGTAAATGCCAGTCCCTGAATAAGAATATCAGATCTTTGAATATCTCAAGAAGAGGTACACTTCTGTGATAAATATCTGTTTTCACAATGAGGGAATTTTATCATTTGATTGATGATAAAAaaagattatttctttcttcggTTTTTCTGGAGATTGCCCTCTGTTCGTTAGATTTAAATTACAGTTTTAAacaaagaattaaaatttatgaaagaaaaaatatgaagaTACTTTATAAGACATGGTAGATAATAGAGATGAATTTTAAATACCTTATTAAGTCGAGGGTCCCTCAAATGGCCAATACCTTTCACCATATTGATAGGTACGACATCTCCAGACACTTCGTGGATTTCTCTGTATATCCTTTGAATATCTTTTGCAGCAGGATGCGTAGGTGGCAGCATTCGCGCCCATGATCCTGCACAATTTCTGCTGCTGGGCGATCTAGTAATCATCgtaaagaaataatcatttcatCTGTTTTTTCtgtatcaattatttttataaatgcatACGATGTTGTAAATTTTCAAGTTCGATTTTCTTGGAAACTTCGAGCTCGTGACTTCGCACAGAAAACTTGATATCTTCGACTTATTTCAGAATAAAGTTAGGGTAATCTTCTACCAATTGTCTATTCCTTGCCAAATGAGAATTAGTTAAACACGCGTGTATACACGTTTTTAAATTAATCTTCTCAAAAATAAAGCTTTCGGCACATTTTTTGTTATTCTTGACTATAGAATCTCTATATTCTatcaatttaataataattagttATTACGTTGGTTGGTGTGCATGAttgtacgaaatatatgcaatgttTTGTCAAAGAAGGATAATTTATAAGAGGGATTAAAAGGTAATTCTCTTTTAAGAGTTTTCTTATCTCTGAGATGATAACAAGCGTAAAAATAGTGTAAAAGTCGAAGTTCCTTATTTCTCACAACGTAATTTAAGTAATTTCGGGAGAAGTAAACTTGCTAGAAATAGAAACTTAATATTCCTCTGCATTTAATTGAAAACGTTTCCTGTTTCGTTCATAACCCCGTGTTATAAACATCGTATATTGTTTGTTCCCTAGCTATTAgcaaaattgtatttaaaattaaaacatCCGTTGGTTTATGAATCTTCAACACAAATGCTTGCCAATTAGTACGTTCAACTGAATGAATGAATCATTTATGTAACGTTCGATGCGTGAGAACGAGTTAAAACTGCCTAGCTTTTCTAAAGACCGATTAACGTCACTCAGAAAATTTCTGTTCAATTCTACCATGATCGACagctttttctttttaacgaCAAACACTTGTTGCAAAAGTAACTTGTCGAGGAAACAATAAAGTCACGAACAATTTTAGAGGAAAACGTTTGaaacaaattgaaaaaaataaattgacAAATCACGATAACAGACACCCTTTTTGCGCAATTAAACTAGtattattagtgaaattttacaatttgtaaATTACCAATACCAGCTTTTCTATAATATAGTCAGAGCAAATATAATATGATgagtattttattaaaaatacgtaTTTTTTCTGCTcagtatgtttttttttttttttagtaaaaaattaattaaaatgaaattaatttcaacTTCCCCATATGTTTGttgcttatatcgtaatattttgCATCTTACACACAAGGATCTCAGGATTTTCAGTTAGCCTAGAACTGCTGCGTCGGGAACTTAATGTCACGGATAGTACAGATATCGATTTTACGATTGATAGATATAACTATGATTATATTCGTATTCTTCTTTTACGTAATCGCACGAAAGAGCCCCAGGCGCATAGAATCGATTTGTAGTAAATCAAACTGTCGGGAGAGATCGAAAATGTCAAAGTGGAGAGTTCGTATCGATTAAGGACGCGTTGAAAGCATTGTAACCAGAGAAACCGAGCGGAATGTGGATAACACGATACCCTGTCATTTAATCGTATATTCATTAGACTTAGAATAAATTCTGTAGAAGTAGTAGTTTGACACGTTCGCACATTCGTCACTGGCCATGGTCTTTCAGACACTTTCAAACTAAGCTAACGGGCAGTTGCACGAATAAAAATTGCAATATTACACGTTGGCAAAAAACATTGTCTTAAACCAGAAATCGGAATTCGCTTTGTTAGTTTTAAACGCTAcgcaaaatttaaataaacaactCTTAAATGTGCAATAACAgtatttaaatgtaaattatgttcgtacgtagaaaatataatttgtgATTTTTAAGGTCGAGTGATTTTCTGACCATTCGGTAAATTTCATGGTCACTTAATACAAACAATAATTCGCAAAAGCGACAATTAGGTGTATTTAGGTGTTCTTTTGAATTCGTTTTATCCGTTCCTTTTATCTGTTCGTTTGAATTCGACAAGATATCTGAGTCATAGATAATAACTGGACATTGCACAATAAAATCTTATCGGTTTGATCTGGTTATAACTAAACTATGGAATTAAAGCACGTGACTGCAATTGATTATACATACTTCATGGGTAGGCGTGCAATAATAACATAGGTACTTTCAAGTATATGTAACTAGGTAGGAAAAACGTTATTGCATTTCTGCAAAGAGAACGAGCCAatctataattattttaatggcACGCTGCCAAATTTGAACAAATAACTGTGAAAAATATGTTGGTGGAAACGTTTATGTCTTGGACGAAGATATATTTCATGACGATTATCAGTCGTTTCAGAGAAATCATTGTTATATTTTATCGCTATTAAGATAATATTATCGGATCGCTATTGAAAACCGTACTCTCAGTTCCAATAATTTGCAGATtcataagaaaaatatttattcgtcGTAAAACGTAGAAACGTGCGTTCATGGGATAATATTAGAAGATGTTTCAGGATGAAGAATTTCGCGTATCAAACTTTCTTTTCGATTGAATCGCAACTTCCTCCTGTACGCGACTCATTCGTATGATCAGCTTTGACCTATATCAGCTCTATCATATGGTAGCTTGGTCATTACGGTTTCCTCGGTATTAGCTGGGTGCAGCTACATGACATAGCGTTGACGTCATTTTCTGGAAGCACGTGTGTTTGTAAAGACTATTTGTTATAAAACCAGGAACAATAAATATTTGCATATGTAAAGTTACAATGTGCTCAGTAGCTTTGCGAAATACCTGTATACACGGTTTACAATTTGAAAGTTAAACAATAAACACGGGATCATCTTCAGAGATGTTGGACGAGGTGTTAGAATTTGCTAAGATAGATTCAAGCATTTCACATTTACCatttaaaatttactttatAGTATATCTCTTTCATGGACTACTTTTGGAAATCTTTTTTAAAAAAACGTGCACGTGATAGACAAAGCGTCGAAGTCGACACGCTGAATGAATAATATCGCAATCGAATGATGCTGAACGTATCAAACCATCGATtaattccttctttttttttctataaataACATTCATAGTTAAGATATAAGTTACACGATAAGGTATAGAACCAATAATTTAAATAACTATGAAAAAATTGGTAAGTTATCTTTTTACTGTTTTCTAGCCATTAATTGTTATGTtatcttaaaatattttactaatTTGAAAGACCTTGACATTTAAGTAAATTCTGTAAATTTTTCAGAACTGAACTACATCCCACGTACGGAacgattgtttacataccttacGTAAGTTAGTCGATTTAAAGTATTATGTAAAATACCGATATAACTTTATTGGTATGTAGTGGCCATGGTCTATGAGTATACCGTAATTTCCACAGATGAATCTGACTAGCAATCGCTTGTAATCGAAGCAAGAACATTTTTCTGCATGATTGGTTTATGACTTTTCCTTATTCACTGTTAGAGAAacatttaaaatatgaaatatgaaacttttaatatttaaaagttaGCGCATGTAATAACAAGGATCAACAGAGTCAGAGGTACATAAAATAGTTGTTAAATGGCGGGGAAGCTTGTAGATAAAAATTAGTACTtctttatttcaaaaataacgTTAACAAATACAAGAGTAGAAACtaagaatttaatttttattgtttctaattaaattgaagaactttttaataataataattcatcgGTCACAATTAcgttaatatataatttcatttttcttcgaacGATTAATATTTGTCTATGAACGAGTAACACTAAAAcgcaaatatttaatattgaaataagAAAGGAGGAGTAATAAGAGGACTTACACTAATTCGTATTTATAGATTACCTTCCAAGTTTATACTAAACATCTATTTAAACTCCTCTTTATCTCCATTGACCTTGTATTACTTGACGATGAAATTTTTTTATGGAAAAATAGCATTAATCTaacgaaataaaatacaaatttaagaTAACCTTgtcaatataaaaagaaaatattggtAAGAATTTCAGTACCATACTAAAGATCAGGATataataatagttttatattttgacTTCTCCCTTCGTTcaataacgttaaatattttaaatatacaattttattgcatatatttcatttaatatgCAACACGAAGTCTCACATTGTATATCATGTTTGCAAAATATTTGGTAGCTACCAAATATACACAATCAGGAATGCATTAAACTCATGtaaacatgtatatatatgtatgagtTCTAGATGCCATAATAACGGTATTGGTTATTGTCTCATAGAACGAAAATAGAAATAAGGAAAACAATCCAAGCAATTCTTTTttgtatacattttcaaatgaataataacaaataataataaataataaatttaaacaattTACCAAATATAGCGAAGATCGATAAATATGGGTGGAAGAAGAATAAGAGAGGTCAAACGAAATGCAAGGACATTCAACTCAAAATTCGTCGACACTGTTTTCCACGAAGACATGATATTACATATTTCCAAGAACACCTCAAACAACGTCTAATATCATTCGGTTATAAAAATAGATTAATGCAGTGTATATGTATGTTCGTTTGGGGAAAGACGAATACAACGAGCGAAATACTTGCTGCACGTG
This sequence is a window from Bombus affinis isolate iyBomAffi1 chromosome 14, iyBomAffi1.2, whole genome shotgun sequence. Protein-coding genes within it:
- the LOC126924569 gene encoding NADP-dependent malic enzyme-like isoform X1, whose translation is MFVLQRSILSPSSRNCAGSWARMLPPTHPAAKDIQRIYREIHEVSGDVVPINMVKGIGHLRDPRLNKGLAFTLQERISLGIHGLQPPRFKTQEEQLALCKASVMKYTEDLNRYLYLVELQERNERLFFRLLSENIEQMMPIVYTPTVGLACQKFGVIYRRPRGLFITIYDKGHIYEILNNWPEQAVRAICVTDGERILGLGDLGACGMGIPVGKLALYTALAGIKPHQCLPITIDVGTNNEQLRDDPHYIGLNKPRSQGAEYDELIDEFMAACVKKYGQNVLIQFEDFGNHNAFRFLDKYRDKYCTFNDDIQGTAAVAVAGILASKRITKKSMSQNKFVFLGAGEAAIGIADLCVKAMEADGCTEQEARNNIWMMDIDGLLVKNRPEGNLEGHKIWYAKDHKVMKSLLEVVKEVKPTVLIGASAAAGAFTPEVLREMAKINERPLIFALSNPTIKAECTAQQAYDYTNGKCIFSSGSPFGEVHYNGKVYKPGQGNNAYIFPGIALGVIATGCHHITEDLFLISAQAVADHVKDEDLEVGSLYPPLSTIRECSIDIAVRIADYAYAKTGLASEYPEPKDKREFIVSKMYDANYDSPLPNLYDWPGDYAKPRVLPDKDTVEIRHDLKHL
- the LOC126924569 gene encoding NADP-dependent malic enzyme-like isoform X2, with protein sequence MFVLQRSILSPSSRNCAGSWARMLPPTHPAAKDIQRIYREIHEVSGDVVPINMVKGIGHLRDPRLNKGLAFTLQERISLGIHGLQPPRFKTQEEQLALCKASVMKYTEDLNRYLYLVELQERNERLFFRLLSENIEQMMPIVYTPTVGLACQKFGVIYRRPRGLFITIYDKGHIYEILNNWPEQAVRAICVTDGERILGLGDLGACGMGIPVGKLALYTALAGIKPHQCLPITIDVGTNNEQLRDDPHYIGLNKPRSQGAEYDELIDEFMAACVKKYGQNVLIQFEDFGNHNAFRFLDKYRDKYCTFNDDIQGTAAVAVAGILASKRITKKSMSQNKFVFLGAGEAAIGIADLCVKAMEADGCTEQEARNNIWMMDIDGLLVKNRPEGNLEGHKIWYAKDHKVMKSLLEVVKEVKPTVLIGASAAAGAFTPEVLREMAKINERPLIFALSNPTIKAECTAQQAYDYTNGKCIFSSGSPFGEVHYNGKVYKPGQGNNAYIFPGIALGVIATGCHHITEDLFLISAQAVADHVKDEDLEVGSLYPPLSTIRECSIDIAVRIADYAYAKTGLASEYPEPKDKREFIVSKMYDANYDSPLPNLYDWPGDYAKPRVLPDKL